One Amaranthus tricolor cultivar Red isolate AtriRed21 chromosome 10, ASM2621246v1, whole genome shotgun sequence genomic window carries:
- the LOC130824966 gene encoding receptor-like protein 34 gives MIDLLDFIQKQFSVPFSCMNYTFKMKEMSFFLVPSWPSFFIFLCTYTCLYTHFVSCQCLDDQKTLLLQFKASLAIGTAYTRTFHPPDKLIMWNEHTDCCQWRGVECDNSSGKVIGLDLSWIDIDTKINNSSSLFRLQFLKKLHLSRNNKIKCEIPSKIGKLSRLSHLSLTGFHGQVPLEISQLLNLVVLNLSSYQLYMIRPNLARIVQNLTNMKELYLDGVDISAMENKWGKALSSSLPRLQVLSMSNCNLRGKISKSLSRLRHISVIQLDFNPLLSGPVPDFLAEFTNLTTLSLSHCGLIGTVPENIFRLHRLTTLRMNNNELLQGTLPHFHKNRSLEELKLSSTKFSGILPSSISNLNRLRRIDLANCRFQGRIPSSIGRLKLLEEVYLYNNQFSGPIPSFSSVKNLKFLHLRDNNLNGSINSTNWGKLLGLEVLILSNNSIDGSIPLSLFSLPSLSSLALKKNKFSGQLNEFAKPTSSMLSYLDLSHNNLEGPVPKSVFRLQKLNTLDLSSNRFNGTLKMNELLQNVENLENLGLSHNFLSIEASDSSVNSSFPQLETLGLASCNLSIVPKFLTNQSLLLSLDLSMNQISGALPGWMERIISGLRELNLSCNSLVDLKPPLSLRFNASQMHTLDLHSNNLQGGLRIIVSDSLFYLDFSNNNLIGSIPQELCNATHLSLLNLEYNHLDGTVPDCLMSMTQLNILNLRKNYLGGFITSKFKKGCSLQTLNLNENFVQGQIPRSLSNCKELKVLDIGNNRFNDTFPCYLKRLSHLQVLILRSNNFHGTLLCPPHHSIWLKLQIVDISSNHFNGELKAQIFIKWIAMMADISGKQSQLGYLQSDVKFGSYYYRNTVAATFKGYSYELQYILTVFTSIDFSNNKFHGELPTELGNLNALVVLNLSHNAFSGKIPSSFGNLNQIQSLDLSWNAFRGKIPWEFANLNFIEYLNLSFNKLSGQIPTSTQLQSFNASSFEGNQGLYGPPLTSIRSNFNPETPSTSPHEPKWSSKNQIEWMLKGATVGFPVGITIFLGSLLFFKRYREWYCDHLQMIVTKILYKENSMQGRRRRSRQQRRRY, from the coding sequence ATGATTGACTTACTAGATTTCATCCAAAAACAATTCTCTGTTCCCTTCAGTTGTATGAATTATACTTTCAAGATGAAAGAAATGTCATTCTTCCTTGTTCCATCCTGGccttctttcttcatctttttaTGTACATACACTTGCCTTTATACACATTTTGTTTCATGCCAATGTCTCGATGATCAGAAGACTTTGCTTCTTCAATTCAAAGCCAGTCTTGCAATCGGTACAGCCTACACTCGAACATTCCATCCTCCAGACAAGCTTATAATGTGGAATGAACATACTGATTGCTGTCAATGGAGAGGAGTCGAATGCGACAATTCCAGTGGCAAAGTCATCGGCTTGGATTTGAGCTGGATAGACATCGATACCAAAATCAACAACTCGAGTAGTTTGTTTCGTCTGCAATTCCTTAAGAAATTGCACTTATCACGAAACAATAAAATCAAGTGTGAAATTCCATCGAAAATTGGCAAACTCTCTAGGCTATCTCATCTTTCCTTGACAGGATTCCATGGTCAGGTACCACTTGAAATATCACAGCTTCTCAATTTAGttgttcttaatctttcatcttatcaattatacatgatAAGGCCAAATTTGGCAAGGATCGTACAAAATCTGACGAATATGAAAGAACTCTATCTTGATGGAGTCGATATTTCAGCCATGGAGAACAAATGGGGGAAGGCCTTATCATCATCGCTTCCTCGCCTGCAAGTCTTGAGCATGTCTAACTGTAACCTGAGGGGTAAAATCTCCAAGTCACTTTCTAGGCTTCGTCATATTTCTGTGATCCAGCTAGATTTTAACCCTCTGTTGTCGGGTCCAGTACCAGATTTTCTGGCCGAGTTCACAAACTTGACGACACTAAGTCTATCCCATTGCGGATTGATTGGAACTGTGCCTGAAAATATTTTTCGGCTCCACAGGCTGACAACCCTCAGAATGAATAATAATGAGCTATTACAAGGTACTTTGCCGCACTTTCACAAGAACAGATCACTAGAAGAGTTAAAACTTAGTTCGACAAAATTTTCTGGGATCCTTCCAAGTTCTATCTCCAACCTCAACAGGCTTCGTAGGATTGATCTCGCCAATTGTCGATTCCAAGGAAGAATCCCATCATCAATTGGAAGGTTAAAACTACTTGAAGAAGTGTATCTCTACAATAACCAATTTTCAGGTCCGATTCCATCGTTTTCATCAGTTAAAAATCTGAAATTCCTACATCTTAGAGACAACAATTTGAATGGTTCTATAAATTCTACCAACTGGGGAAAACTACTTGGTTTAGAGGTACTCATCTTGTCAAACAATTCAATAGATGGAAGCATTCCTTTGTCACTGTTTTCGCTTCCATCACTCTCATCTTTAGCACTAAAAAAGAACAAATTCAGTGGGCAACTGAATGAGTTTGCAAAACCAACTTCTTCCATGCTTTCTTATCTCGACCTGTCACACAATAATTTGGAAGGACCTGTCCCAAAGTCGGTGTTTCGATTACAAAAGCTTAATACTCTCGATCTGTCTTCCAACAGGTTCAATGGAACACTAAAGATGAACGAGCTTCTACAAAACGTCGAGAACCTCGAGAACCTTGGCCTTTCACACAACTTCTTATCAATTGAAGCAAGTGATTCCAGTGTGAACTCTAGTTTTCCCCAGCTAGAAACCTTAGGATTGGCTTCTTGCAACTTGAGCATTGTACCCAAGTTTCTAACAAACCAATCGCTTTTACTCAGTCTTGACCTTTCAATGAATCAGATTTCAGGCGCATTACCCGGCTGGATGGAGAGGATAATCAGTGGCCTTCGAGAATTGAACCTTTCTTGCAACTCCTTGGTGGATCTAAAACCACCTCTTTCTCTACGATTTAATGCTTCACAAATGCATACGTTAGACCTTCATTCCAACAATCTTCAAGGGGGGCTTCGAATTATCGTATCAGACAGTTTATTTTATCTCGATTTCTCGAACAATAACTTGATTGGTAGCATTCCTCAAGAGTTGTGTAATGCCACTCATCTTTCGCTTCTGAATCTAGAGTACAATCATTTGGATGGAACCGTTCCTGATTGTCTTATGAGCATGACTCAACTCAACATACTGAACCTGAGAAAAAACTACCTTGGAGGCTTTATAACTTCTAAATTCAAGAAAGGCTGCAGCCTGCAAACTCTCAACCTGAACGAGAATTTCGTGCAAGGACAGATTCCCCGATCTCTTTCCAACTGCAAAGAATTAAAGGTATTAGATATTGGGAATAACAGATTCAATGACACCTTTCCATGTTATTTAAAAAGATTGTCCCATCTGCAAGTTCTCATCCTTAGATCAAACAACTTTCACGGAACCTTGCTTTGCCCACCGCATCACTCGATTTGGCTAAAGCTTCAAATCGTGGACATATCCTCAAACCATTTTAATGGTGAACTGAAAGCTCAAATCTTCATTAAGTGGATAGCTATGATGGCAGATATAAGTGGAAAGCAATCCCAACTAGGATATTTGCAAAGTGATGTAAAATTTGGGTCGTATTACTATCGAAATACCGTGGCAGCAACCTTTAAAGGTTATTCCTATGAGTTGCAGTACATCTTAACAGTCTTCACTAGCATCGACTTCTCCAACAACAAATTTCATGGTGAGCTACCAACAGAGTTGGGAAATCTGAACGCACTTGTAGTACTCAACCTTTCTCACAATGCCTTCTCGGGGAAAATTCCTTCGTCGTTTGGAAATTTAAATCAGATTCAATCTTTGGATCTCTCTTGGAATGCTTTCAGAGGGAAAATACCTTGGGAGTTTGCCAACTTGAATTTTATCGAGTACTTGAACTTGTCCTTCAACAAGCTATCAGGACAAATCCCAACGAGCACTCAACTTCAATCATTCAATGCATCTTCATTTGAAGGCAACCAAGGATTGTATGGTCCTCCATTGACATCAATTAGAAGTAACTTCAATCCAGAAACTCCATCAACATCTCCACATGAACCAAAATGGAGTTCAAAGAACCAGATAGAGTGGATGCTCAAGGGTGCTACAGTCGGGTTTCCTGTGGGAATCACAATCTTCTTAGgatcccttcttttttttaagAGATACAGGGAATGGTATTGCGACCATCTTCAAATGATTGTCACGAAAATTCTATATAAGGAAAATTCTATGCAAGGAAGGAGGAGGAGAAGTCGGCAACAAAGGCGAAGATATTAG